One Algibacter sp. L3A6 genomic region harbors:
- a CDS encoding ribonucleotide-diphosphate reductase subunit beta yields MEITQIIKRDYETSPFVLSKIASAVEKAMLSVGNGSKQDAETVAVKVLQTLLDRKSKDINYLPNVEQVQDLVEDKLMESSFHDVAKAYILYRNEQARSRKTNIFEKRINLKPYEYPALNDYVDAIRHSYWIHSEFNFTSDIQDFKTRLTPIEQNAIKNTMLAISQIEVAVKSFWGDIYNKMPKPEIGSVGATFAESEVRHHDAYSHLLEILGLNNEFKNLKKKPVIMRRVHYLETALKNAKSENNKDYAESILLFSLFIEHVSLFSQFLIIMAFNKHKNMLKGVSNVVEATSKEEQIHGDFGIDIIKIIKEENPTWFDDEHADLIKKLCIEAFDSESDIVDWIFEDGELDFLPKDVVNEFIKNRFNNSLESIGIEKVFEVNEELVQKTEWFDDEIIGTKHGDFFVKRSINYSKRTKSITSDDLF; encoded by the coding sequence ATGGAGATTACACAAATTATAAAAAGAGATTACGAAACAAGCCCCTTTGTTTTGAGTAAAATTGCTAGTGCTGTTGAAAAAGCGATGCTTTCGGTTGGAAACGGTTCTAAACAAGATGCCGAAACAGTTGCGGTAAAAGTTTTACAAACATTATTAGATAGAAAATCAAAAGATATTAATTACTTGCCAAACGTAGAGCAAGTTCAGGATCTTGTTGAAGATAAATTAATGGAAAGTTCTTTTCATGATGTAGCAAAAGCTTACATACTATATAGAAACGAACAGGCAAGAAGTAGAAAAACAAATATTTTTGAAAAAAGAATTAATTTAAAACCTTACGAATATCCTGCATTGAATGATTATGTGGATGCTATTCGTCACTCATATTGGATTCATTCAGAATTTAATTTCACAAGTGATATACAAGATTTTAAAACAAGATTAACTCCAATTGAGCAAAATGCCATAAAGAACACGATGTTGGCTATTTCTCAAATTGAAGTTGCAGTAAAAAGTTTTTGGGGAGATATCTATAATAAAATGCCGAAACCAGAAATTGGATCGGTAGGAGCAACATTTGCAGAAAGTGAAGTGCGCCATCATGATGCATATTCTCATTTATTGGAAATTTTAGGTTTAAACAACGAGTTTAAAAACTTAAAGAAGAAACCAGTAATTATGAGACGTGTTCATTATTTAGAAACCGCCTTAAAAAACGCAAAAAGTGAAAACAATAAAGATTATGCAGAATCTATTTTGCTGTTTTCTTTATTTATCGAACACGTGTCTTTATTTTCTCAATTTTTAATAATTATGGCATTTAATAAGCATAAAAACATGCTTAAAGGTGTTTCTAATGTTGTTGAAGCTACTTCTAAAGAAGAGCAAATACACGGCGATTTTGGAATCGATATTATTAAAATTATTAAAGAAGAAAACCCAACGTGGTTTGACGATGAGCATGCAGACTTAATTAAAAAGTTATGTATTGAAGCTTTCGATTCTGAAAGTGATATTGTAGACTGGATTTTTGAAGACGGTGAATTAGATTTCTTGCCAAAAGATGTTGTTAACGAGTTTATTAAAAACCGTTTCAACAATTCATTAGAGAGTATTGGTATTGAAAAAGTATTTGAAGTTAACGAAGAGTTAGTGCAAAAAACCGAATGGTTTGACGATGAAATAATCGGTACTAAGCATGGCGATTTCTTTGTAAAGCGCTCCATTAACTACAGTAAAAGAACAAAAAGTATAACTAGCGACGACTTATTTTAA
- a CDS encoding ribonucleoside-diphosphate reductase subunit alpha: MNNQTQNQTDTSLNENTKSSNYDDLKKARKEARKEIGKQPEIKWLTENSRQFLASGYLTDDTTPEVRIREIAERAEEILKIDGFADKFYGYMAEGYYSLASPVWSNFGKRRGLPISCFGSHISDDMGDILYTQSEVGMMSKLGGGTSGYFGKLRHRGAPVKNNGESSGAVHIMQLFEKMVDVVSQGSVRRGRFSPYLPIEHQDIHEFLEIGTEGNPIQELTHGVTVGNEWMQEMIDGDADKRAIWAKVLQRRGEIGYPYIFFRDNANNNAPDVYKDKNHEIYASNLCSEIMLPTNDRWSFVCVLSSINLLHYDKWKDTDAVETMVYFLDAVLEEFITKLEVYRDSDSRDDRHTFMFMEKAYTFAKENRALGMGALGWHSLLQSKMVGFDSQEAFDLNSEIFKTIKEKSVKASKELAVLFGEPEVLKGYGRRNTTLNAVAPTTSSAFILGQVSQGIEPIWSNSYVKDIAKIKTTIKNPFLLDLLKEKGINTNEIWRSIRDNDGSVQHLDELTDHEKDVFKTYSEIDQMTIIYQAANRQNHIDQAQSLNIMVHPDMPVKEINKIYVTAWQLGVKSLYYQHSMNAAQKFKQKKECKSCEG; the protein is encoded by the coding sequence ATGAACAATCAGACACAGAACCAAACAGACACGAGTTTAAATGAAAACACCAAATCATCTAACTATGATGATTTAAAGAAAGCAAGAAAAGAAGCTAGAAAAGAAATTGGAAAACAACCAGAAATTAAATGGTTAACCGAAAATAGTCGTCAATTTTTAGCTTCAGGATACCTTACCGATGATACAACACCGGAAGTTAGAATTAGAGAAATAGCAGAAAGAGCCGAAGAGATTTTAAAAATCGATGGTTTTGCAGATAAATTTTACGGATACATGGCAGAAGGGTATTACTCTTTAGCTTCACCAGTGTGGTCTAACTTTGGCAAGCGTCGAGGCTTACCAATTAGTTGTTTTGGTTCGCACATTTCTGATGATATGGGAGATATTCTATATACACAATCAGAAGTGGGAATGATGTCTAAACTTGGTGGTGGTACATCAGGTTATTTCGGGAAATTGCGTCATAGAGGTGCACCTGTAAAAAATAATGGAGAGTCTTCTGGTGCAGTTCACATCATGCAACTTTTCGAAAAAATGGTAGATGTTGTAAGTCAAGGTTCTGTACGTCGTGGCCGTTTTTCACCTTATTTACCAATTGAGCACCAAGATATTCACGAGTTTTTAGAAATAGGAACAGAAGGAAACCCAATTCAAGAGTTAACCCATGGTGTTACTGTAGGTAACGAGTGGATGCAAGAAATGATTGATGGTGATGCTGATAAAAGAGCAATCTGGGCAAAAGTATTACAACGTAGAGGAGAAATAGGATACCCTTATATTTTCTTTAGAGATAATGCAAACAATAATGCTCCTGATGTTTATAAAGATAAGAACCATGAGATTTACGCAAGTAACTTATGTTCTGAAATTATGCTACCTACAAACGATCGTTGGTCTTTTGTTTGTGTATTGTCTTCAATAAACTTATTACATTACGATAAATGGAAAGATACCGATGCTGTAGAAACTATGGTATACTTTTTAGATGCGGTATTAGAAGAGTTTATTACAAAATTAGAAGTTTATAGAGATTCTGATAGTCGTGATGATAGGCACACTTTCATGTTTATGGAAAAAGCTTATACTTTCGCTAAAGAAAATAGAGCTTTAGGTATGGGAGCCTTAGGATGGCACTCATTATTACAATCTAAAATGGTAGGTTTCGATAGTCAAGAAGCTTTCGATTTAAACAGTGAAATCTTTAAAACTATTAAAGAAAAATCTGTTAAAGCATCAAAAGAATTAGCAGTATTATTTGGTGAGCCAGAAGTTTTAAAAGGTTATGGCAGACGTAATACAACGCTTAATGCAGTAGCTCCAACAACATCTTCAGCATTTATTTTAGGACAAGTTTCTCAAGGTATCGAGCCAATTTGGTCTAACAGTTATGTAAAAGATATTGCTAAAATTAAAACAACTATCAAGAACCCGTTTTTATTAGATCTTTTAAAAGAAAAAGGAATTAATACTAATGAAATCTGGAGGTCTATTCGCGATAACGATGGTTCAGTTCAACATTTAGATGAACTTACCGATCATGAAAAAGATGTGTTTAAAACATATTCTGAAATCGACCAGATGACTATTATTTATCAGGCTGCTAACAGACAAAACCATATAGATCAAGCACAATCTTTAAACATTATGGTGCACCCAGATATGCCTGTAAAAGAGATTAATAAAATATATGTTACTGCTTGGCAATTAGGTGTTAAGTCTTTATACTATCAACACAGTATGAATGCTGCACAAAAATTTAAGCAAAAGAAAGAATGTAAAAGTTGTGAAGGTTAA
- a CDS encoding M28 family peptidase: MLKHLFLITLHCVMFSFEGTSQSQGSSTLLFNETTLLKHVESLSSDAFEGRRTGTAGAEKARKYIVNQFHALKVLPFTKNYEQKFSFYKKRQTFEGVNVLGWIKGSESPKKYIVISAHYDHEGIHMGEIYNGADDNASGLSALFSFAEYFQAHPPKYSVILAAFDGEELGLQGSKFFVKSNVLAEKNIRCNLNMDMISRSDNNVLFAVGTAYNETLKSIVTSTKGAGGLNLATGHDGHDGLENWTYSSDHGNFHKKEIPFLYFGVDDHKDYHEPTDDFENIHPEFYINAVKTIISVFEKVDDVKQL, translated from the coding sequence ATGCTTAAACACCTATTTCTAATTACCCTTCATTGTGTTATGTTTTCTTTTGAAGGAACAAGTCAATCTCAAGGAAGCTCTACGCTTTTATTTAACGAAACTACATTACTGAAACATGTAGAATCCTTATCGTCCGATGCTTTTGAAGGCCGAAGAACAGGAACAGCAGGTGCCGAAAAAGCACGTAAATACATTGTAAACCAATTTCATGCTTTAAAGGTTTTACCTTTTACTAAAAACTACGAACAAAAATTTTCCTTTTATAAAAAAAGACAAACCTTTGAAGGTGTAAATGTTCTTGGATGGATAAAGGGTAGCGAGTCGCCTAAAAAGTATATTGTAATAAGTGCACATTACGATCATGAAGGCATCCATATGGGCGAAATTTATAATGGTGCCGATGATAATGCTTCTGGGTTAAGTGCTTTGTTTAGTTTTGCTGAATATTTTCAAGCACACCCTCCTAAGTATTCGGTTATTTTAGCAGCCTTTGATGGTGAAGAACTAGGTTTGCAAGGCTCTAAGTTTTTTGTAAAAAGTAACGTTTTAGCAGAAAAAAATATTCGTTGTAATCTTAATATGGATATGATAAGCCGCAGTGATAATAACGTATTATTTGCTGTTGGCACGGCTTATAACGAAACTTTAAAAAGCATTGTAACATCAACTAAAGGTGCAGGAGGTTTAAACTTAGCTACGGGCCATGATGGGCATGATGGTTTGGAGAATTGGACATATTCATCAGATCATGGAAACTTTCATAAAAAGGAAATTCCATTCTTATATTTTGGAGTAGACGACCATAAGGATTATCATGAACCTACGGACGATTTTGAAAATATTCACCCGGAGTTTTATATCAATGCAGTAAAAACAATTATTTCGGTTTTCGAGAAAGTAGATGATGTTAAACAGCTCTAA
- a CDS encoding exodeoxyribonuclease III — protein sequence MKIISYNVNGIRAALKKDFIGWLKSANPDVICLQETKAMKEQLDLEVFEEAGYIYNYWYSAQKKGYSGVAILSKIEPNHVEFGTGIESMDFEGRNIRADFEGVSVMSLYLPSGTNSARLSHKFEYMDMFQEYINNLKKEIPNLVICGDYNICHEEIDIHNPKMKGVSGFLPEEREWLGQFIDNGFTDSFRFLHPETQTFSWWSYRANSRANNKGWRLDYALVSQPLQENIKRAVILTEAVHSDHCPILVEIEQ from the coding sequence ATGAAAATTATATCATATAACGTAAACGGTATTCGTGCCGCATTAAAAAAGGATTTTATTGGTTGGTTAAAAAGTGCAAACCCAGATGTTATTTGTTTGCAAGAAACCAAAGCCATGAAAGAGCAGTTAGATTTAGAGGTTTTTGAAGAGGCAGGTTACATTTATAACTATTGGTATAGTGCACAGAAAAAAGGCTATAGTGGTGTTGCTATTTTAAGTAAAATTGAACCAAATCATGTGGAGTTTGGCACAGGAATTGAGTCAATGGACTTCGAAGGTCGAAATATTCGTGCAGATTTTGAAGGTGTTTCGGTAATGAGTCTATATTTGCCATCGGGAACAAACAGTGCACGATTGAGCCATAAATTTGAATACATGGATATGTTTCAAGAGTATATAAATAACTTAAAAAAGGAAATTCCGAATCTTGTAATTTGTGGCGATTATAATATTTGCCACGAAGAAATAGATATCCATAACCCAAAAATGAAAGGTGTGTCTGGTTTTTTACCAGAAGAACGCGAGTGGTTAGGGCAATTTATTGATAACGGTTTTACCGATTCTTTTCGTTTCTTGCACCCAGAAACGCAAACCTTTAGTTGGTGGAGTTACCGAGCAAATTCTAGAGCCAATAATAAAGGTTGGCGTTTAGATTATGCTTTAGTTTCTCAACCCTTACAAGAAAACATAAAAAGAGCCGTTATACTTACCGAAGCTGTACATAGCGACCATTGCCCAATTTTAGTAGAAATAGAACAATAG
- a CDS encoding flagellar motor protein MotB, with amino-acid sequence MIKKTAITLLTLAVLTSCVSPKVYKELESKYAKLKQQNRKTSDANEVLLREKTEAENELKQLHKAYDEAVAQRDKLQADYNSTKSNYDNLKNSYDALEKNSSASIAANSQKNRELLAQLEAKEQALSAENARLEKLKSELENRSNRVAELESVIAAKDAAMTALKDAISKALTDFEGKGLTVEQRDGKVYVSMENKLLFSSGSWAVGAEGARAVKQLGSVLGDNPDIAVLIEGHTDNVPYKGNGILTSNWDLSTKRATAIVTILRENADINAGNLTAAGRGEFAPVATNETSEGKAKNRRIEVILTPKLDELSKLLNDN; translated from the coding sequence ATGATTAAAAAAACCGCAATCACGCTTTTAACACTGGCCGTTTTAACCAGTTGTGTCTCTCCAAAAGTTTATAAAGAACTGGAAAGTAAATACGCAAAACTAAAACAACAAAATCGAAAAACTTCAGATGCTAACGAAGTGCTTTTAAGAGAGAAGACTGAAGCAGAAAATGAGTTAAAGCAATTGCATAAGGCTTACGATGAGGCTGTAGCGCAACGCGACAAATTACAAGCCGATTATAACTCAACTAAATCTAATTACGATAATTTAAAGAACTCTTACGATGCTTTAGAGAAAAACAGCTCGGCGTCTATTGCTGCTAACTCTCAAAAAAACCGCGAGTTATTAGCACAGTTAGAAGCTAAAGAACAAGCATTATCAGCAGAGAATGCACGTTTAGAAAAACTTAAATCGGAGTTAGAAAACAGATCTAACCGTGTTGCAGAATTAGAAAGCGTAATAGCGGCCAAAGATGCTGCCATGACGGCTTTAAAAGATGCGATATCAAAAGCTTTAACCGATTTTGAAGGTAAAGGTTTAACAGTAGAGCAACGCGACGGAAAAGTCTATGTGTCTATGGAAAACAAACTGCTTTTTAGTTCAGGAAGCTGGGCCGTTGGAGCCGAAGGTGCGCGTGCTGTAAAGCAACTAGGTAGTGTACTTGGTGACAATCCGGATATTGCAGTTTTAATCGAGGGACATACCGATAATGTACCTTATAAAGGTAACGGGATTTTAACAAGCAACTGGGATTTATCAACAAAACGAGCTACAGCAATTGTAACTATTTTACGTGAAAATGCCGATATCAATGCTGGAAATTTAACAGCAGCAGGACGTGGCGAATTTGCACCAGTAGCAACAAACGAAACATCAGAAGGGAAAGCAAAAAACCGTCGTATTGAGGTGATTTTAACACCAAAATTAGATGAGCTTTCAAAATTATTAAACGATAACTAA
- a CDS encoding Lrp/AsnC ligand binding domain-containing protein, with product MKSKDKGVTIDGIDKKILRTLMEDARIPILEIARNVDISGAAIHQRLRKLEKSGIISGSKFVINPKMLGYETVAFIGVYLDKAIQNPEAIKQLKKVPEVLECHYTTGNWNVLIKILCKDNAHLMHLLNNEIQTISGVSRTETFISLDQQIDRQITI from the coding sequence ATGAAATCAAAAGACAAAGGCGTCACAATAGACGGGATCGACAAAAAAATACTTAGAACTTTAATGGAAGATGCCAGAATTCCAATTCTGGAAATTGCTAGAAATGTAGATATTTCGGGAGCAGCCATACATCAACGATTACGTAAGCTAGAGAAATCTGGAATTATATCGGGTTCAAAATTTGTAATCAACCCAAAAATGTTAGGTTACGAAACCGTAGCCTTTATAGGTGTTTATTTAGATAAAGCCATACAGAATCCAGAAGCTATAAAGCAATTAAAAAAAGTGCCAGAAGTTTTAGAATGTCACTACACCACAGGAAACTGGAATGTTTTAATTAAAATTTTGTGTAAAGATAATGCGCATTTAATGCATTTGCTTAATAACGAAATTCAGACTATTTCTGGTGTTTCTCGTACAGAAACCTTTATCTCTCTAGATCAACAAATAGATAGACAGATCACTATTTAA
- a CDS encoding glycine--tRNA ligase: MANQDDKFKKVISHAKEYGYVFQSSEIYDGLSAVYDYAQNGAELKKNIRDYWWKAMVQMNENIVGIDAAIFMHPTTWKASGHVDAFNDPLIDNKDSKKRYRADVLIEDYCAKIEAKIDKEVAKAEKRFGEAFNKEEFLATNGRVVGYQEKINATLSRMGQSLEKEDLADVKALIEELEIADPLTGSRNWTDVKQFNLMFGTKLGASAESAMDLYLRPETAQGIFVNFLNVQKTGRMKIPFGIAQTGKAFRNEIVARQFIFRMREFEQMEMQFFIKPGTQKEWYEHWKETRMKWHLSLGMGAENYRFHDHDKLAHYADAAADIEFKFPFGFKELEGIHSRTDFDLKAHEEFSGKKLQYFDHEENKSYVPYVLETSIGLDRMFLAVFSNALQEEELENGTTRTVLKLPSVLAPVKAAILPLVKKDGLPEVARKIVEELKWDFNVIYDEKDAVGRRYRRQDANGTPFCITVDHDTLKDNTVTIRHRDTMEQERVNIDDLQKIIKQEVDVRTWLMKM, translated from the coding sequence ATGGCAAATCAAGACGATAAATTTAAAAAGGTAATATCGCACGCAAAGGAATACGGATATGTATTTCAAAGTAGCGAAATATACGACGGCTTAAGCGCCGTTTACGACTACGCCCAAAATGGTGCTGAGTTAAAGAAAAACATACGTGACTACTGGTGGAAAGCCATGGTACAGATGAACGAAAATATTGTTGGTATCGATGCCGCAATATTTATGCATCCAACAACTTGGAAGGCATCCGGACATGTTGATGCGTTTAACGACCCTTTAATTGACAATAAAGACTCGAAAAAGCGTTACCGCGCCGATGTTTTAATTGAAGATTATTGCGCTAAAATTGAAGCTAAAATTGATAAAGAAGTCGCTAAAGCTGAAAAACGTTTTGGTGAAGCCTTTAATAAAGAAGAATTTTTAGCAACAAACGGACGTGTTGTTGGATATCAAGAAAAAATAAATGCAACGCTTTCGCGAATGGGTCAATCTTTGGAAAAAGAAGATTTAGCAGATGTAAAAGCTCTAATTGAAGAATTAGAAATTGCAGATCCTTTAACAGGAAGTAGAAACTGGACAGACGTTAAACAATTTAACTTAATGTTTGGAACAAAACTTGGTGCTTCTGCAGAGTCTGCTATGGATTTATATTTACGTCCAGAAACAGCGCAAGGTATTTTTGTTAACTTTTTAAATGTTCAGAAAACGGGACGTATGAAAATTCCTTTTGGAATTGCACAAACCGGAAAAGCCTTTAGAAATGAAATTGTTGCAAGACAGTTTATTTTTAGAATGCGTGAGTTTGAACAAATGGAAATGCAATTTTTCATTAAACCAGGCACACAAAAAGAATGGTACGAGCACTGGAAAGAAACCCGTATGAAATGGCATTTATCTTTAGGGATGGGTGCGGAAAATTACCGTTTTCACGACCACGACAAATTAGCACATTATGCTGATGCTGCTGCAGATATTGAATTTAAATTCCCTTTCGGGTTTAAAGAACTAGAAGGTATTCACTCTAGAACTGATTTTGATTTAAAAGCGCACGAAGAATTCTCTGGAAAGAAATTACAATATTTCGATCATGAAGAAAACAAGAGCTATGTACCTTACGTTTTAGAAACCTCTATTGGTTTAGACCGTATGTTCTTAGCTGTATTTTCTAACGCTTTACAAGAAGAAGAATTAGAAAACGGAACTACAAGAACCGTTTTAAAACTACCAAGTGTTTTAGCACCAGTAAAAGCTGCTATTTTACCATTGGTTAAAAAGGATGGTTTACCAGAAGTTGCTCGTAAAATTGTAGAAGAATTGAAATGGGATTTCAACGTAATTTACGATGAAAAAGATGCTGTTGGGCGCCGTTACAGAAGACAAGATGCTAACGGAACACCATTTTGTATTACTGTAGATCATGATACTTTAAAAGACAACACTGTAACTATTAGACATAGAGATACTATGGAACAAGAACGTGTTAATATCGATGATTTACAAAAAATAATAAAACAAGAAGTTGATGTACGTACTTGGTTAATGAAGATGTAA
- a CDS encoding ComF family protein — MFKSVVNIFFPKVCYACLGTLNDNEDAICVDCRHDLPVTNFHLDDSDAVKKVLYGRCKIEHGTALFRFEKKSLVQQLIHGLKYRGYQNIGFVLGNWLGGELQELEAYRDVDVVIPVPLHKKKLRSRGFNQVEKFGQQIAEALNAEYLDQVLVKISNNKSQTTKGRIARLINSDELFALEHRELIESKHILIVDDLITTGATLEACILILNQAKNIKISIATVAIA, encoded by the coding sequence ATGTTTAAATCTGTTGTAAATATATTTTTTCCGAAAGTGTGCTATGCTTGTCTTGGCACATTAAACGATAATGAAGATGCTATTTGTGTAGATTGCAGACACGATTTACCAGTTACTAATTTTCATTTGGATGATAGTGATGCCGTTAAAAAAGTACTTTACGGACGTTGTAAAATAGAACATGGTACGGCACTTTTCCGGTTTGAAAAAAAGAGCTTGGTGCAACAACTTATTCATGGCTTAAAATATAGAGGGTATCAAAATATTGGCTTTGTATTAGGTAATTGGCTTGGTGGCGAACTCCAAGAATTAGAAGCTTACCGAGATGTTGATGTGGTAATCCCGGTGCCATTACATAAAAAGAAACTGAGATCTAGAGGTTTTAATCAAGTTGAGAAGTTTGGGCAGCAAATAGCAGAAGCTTTAAATGCAGAATATTTGGATCAGGTTTTGGTGAAAATTTCTAATAATAAATCGCAAACTACAAAAGGACGTATTGCACGCTTAATTAATAGTGATGAGTTGTTCGCTTTAGAGCATAGAGAACTGATAGAAAGTAAGCATATTTTAATAGTTGACGATCTTATTACCACTGGCGCAACTTTAGAAGCTTGTATTTTAATTTTAAATCAAGCAAAAAATATAAAAATAAGTATTGCTACTG